A genomic window from Lotus japonicus ecotype B-129 chromosome 1, LjGifu_v1.2 includes:
- the LOC130732894 gene encoding protein TOC75, chloroplastic-like isoform X1 — MQPVWVNCDGVKAIMTEKFNFGNEITWGLVLERIKTFDRSNEIITHALPYEHSTTLSGTGMDQRAILESKVTIDTTNDVDGLICGSKIEYEGALGIGIDRRLRIINRRKLSATSFIPLMPAVKLPSVLVLHGLYGDHLGDIAPYDAFTLEGPYSVTNYNRGVSRSATNILESMLLTCYFYRWLLSSESLSRVGLGVCMPLESMEVILLFSKRDSYRKFEEDWSGTVVWCWSQA; from the exons ATGCAACCAGTATGGGTTAATTGTGATGGTGTAAAAGCCATCATGACAGAG AAATTTAATTTTGGTAATGAAATTACTTGGGGGCTAGTTTTGGAAAGAATAAAGACATTTGATAGATCAAATGAAATAATTACACATGCTCTGCCCTATGAACATTCAACCACCCTTAGTGGTACTGGCATGGATCAGAGGGCTATTTTAGAGTCCAAAGTTACTATTGATACCACAAATGATGTGGATGGACTGATATGTGGGAGCAAAATTGAGTATGAG GGAGCTCTTGGTATTGGCATAGACCGAAGGTTGCGGATCATCAATCGACGCAAGTTAAGTGCCACATCTTTTATCCCATTGATGCCTGCTGTTAAGCTGCCGTCGGTGCTTGTACTCCATGGCCTCTATGGCGACCATTTAGGTGACATTGCCCCATATGATGCTTTCACTCTGGAAGGTCCCTATTCCGTAACGAATTACAACAGAGGAGTGAGTAGATCTGCCACAAACATCCTTGAG agCATGTTACTAACTTGCTATTTCTACCGCTGGCTGCTGAGTTCAGAATCCCTTTCAAGGGTGGGGCTGGGTGTGTGTATGCCTTTGGAGAGCATGGAAGTAATCTTGCTCTTCAGTAAGAGGGATTCCTACAGAAAATTCGAGGAAGATTGGTCCGGGACTGTGGTATGGTGTTGGTCTCAAGCTTGA
- the LOC130732894 gene encoding protein TOC75, chloroplastic-like isoform X2, with product MQPVWVNCDGVKAIMTEKFNFGNEITWGLVLERIKTFDRSNEIITHALPYEHSTTLSGTGMDQRAILESKVTIDTTNDVDGLICGSKIEYEGALGIGIDRRLRIINRRKLSATSFIPLMPAVKLPSVLVLHGLYGDHLGDIAPYDAFTLEGPYSVTNYNRGVSRSATNILENPFQGWGWVCVCLWRAWK from the exons ATGCAACCAGTATGGGTTAATTGTGATGGTGTAAAAGCCATCATGACAGAG AAATTTAATTTTGGTAATGAAATTACTTGGGGGCTAGTTTTGGAAAGAATAAAGACATTTGATAGATCAAATGAAATAATTACACATGCTCTGCCCTATGAACATTCAACCACCCTTAGTGGTACTGGCATGGATCAGAGGGCTATTTTAGAGTCCAAAGTTACTATTGATACCACAAATGATGTGGATGGACTGATATGTGGGAGCAAAATTGAGTATGAG GGAGCTCTTGGTATTGGCATAGACCGAAGGTTGCGGATCATCAATCGACGCAAGTTAAGTGCCACATCTTTTATCCCATTGATGCCTGCTGTTAAGCTGCCGTCGGTGCTTGTACTCCATGGCCTCTATGGCGACCATTTAGGTGACATTGCCCCATATGATGCTTTCACTCTGGAAGGTCCCTATTCCGTAACGAATTACAACAGAGGAGTGAGTAGATCTGCCACAAACATCCTTGAG AATCCCTTTCAAGGGTGGGGCTGGGTGTGTGTATGCCTTTGGAGAGCATGGAAGTAA
- the LOC130731484 gene encoding uncharacterized protein LOC130731484, giving the protein MVIPPPVRPPRIINFLKPYVLRMHFTNKYVSAQVIHTPTATVASSASSQEKALRSSLETRRDVAAAAKIGKILAERLLLKEIPAVSVHLKREQKYHGKVKAVVDSLREAGVKLL; this is encoded by the coding sequence ATGGTTATCCCACCTCCAGTGAGGCCTCCCAGGATCATAAATTTTCTCAAACCTTATGTTTTGAGGATGCATTTTACCAACAAGTATGTGAGTGCTCAGGTGATCCACACCCCAACTGCTACTGTTGCCTCTTCTGCAAGCTCACAGGAGAAAGCCTTGAGATCAAGCTTGGAAACTAGACGCGATGTGGCTGCAGCTGCAAAGATTGGGAAGATACTAGCGGAGCGACTTTTGCTGAAGGAGATTCCTGCCGTTTCTGTTCACTTGAAGAGAGAACAGAAGTATCATGGCAAGGTTAAAGCAGTTGTTGATTCTCTGAGGGAAGCTGGTGTTAAGCTGCTTTGA
- the LOC130732895 gene encoding 60S ribosomal protein L13-1 — MVKHNNVIPNGHFRKHWQNYVKTWFNQPARKTRRRIARQKKAVKIFPRPTAGSLRPMVHGQTLKYNMKVRAGKGFSLEELKAAGIPRKLAPTIGISVDHRRRNRSLEGLQANVQRLKTYKAKLVVFPRRARKVKAGDSTPEELANATQVQGTYLPIVRERPSVELVKVTDEMKEFKAYYKLRLERTNKRHQGARLKRAAEAEKEEKK; from the exons ATGGTGAAGCATAACAATGTCATCCCTAACGGACACTTCCGTAAGCATTGGCAGAACTATGTCAAGACATGGTTCAATCAACCCGCCcgcaagacaaggagaagaatAG CTCGTCAGAAGAAGGCTGTCAAGATTTTCCCCAGGCCTACTGCTGGTTCTCTCAGGCCTATGGTTCATGGACAGACCTTGAAGTACAACATGAAGGTCAGAGCCGGCAAGGGATTTTCTCTTGAAGAGTTGAAG GCTGCTGGCATTCCCAGAAAGCTTGCTCCTACTATTGGCATTTCTGTTGATCATCGCCGCAGGAACCGCTCATTGGAAGGTCTGCAAGCTAATGTTCAGAGGCTGAAAACATACAAGGCTAAGTTGGTTGTCTTCCCAAGACGTGCACGCAAGGTTAAG GCTGGTGATTCTACTCCAGAGGAACTTGCCAATGCCACACAGGTCCAGGGAACATACCTGCCCATTGTGAGGGAGAGGCCATCTGTTGAACTTGTTAAGGTTACAGATGAAATGAAGGAGTTCAAAGCTTACTACAAGCTTCGCCTTGAACGTACAAACAAGCGCCACCAAGGTGCCAGACTGAAGAGGGCTGCTGAGGCAgaaaaggaagagaagaagTAG
- the LOC130732896 gene encoding cytochrome b561 and DOMON domain-containing protein At2g04850 produces the protein MSQLVLFLLLLPLCSHTALASHCTTETATKTFQKCMNLPTQQASIAWTFHPHNSSLELAFFGSFISPSGWVGFGINPTSPEMTGTQALIAFPDPNTGQIVLLPYILDPSVKLQKSPLLSHPLDNIHLLSSNAALYGGKMATIHNGATIQIYATIKLQPNRTKIHYVWNRGLYVQGYSPTIHPTTSSDLSSTATFDVLSGSSSAPQHNDLTMLRVIHGTLNAISWGILLPMGAITARYLRHIQSLGPVWFYAHAGIQLFGFILGTVGFAIGIRLGELSPGVEYRLHRKLGIAVFCLGAMQTLALLFRPNERNRFRKYWKSYHHFVGYSCVVLGFVNVFQGFEVMGASRSYAKLSYCLGLSTMIGVCIALEVNSWVVFCRKSKEDKMRREGLIGSSDKGSSGIQN, from the coding sequence atgtCTCAGCTTGTCCTCTTCCTTCTCCTCCTTCCACTCTGCTCCCACACTGCACTTGCATCTCACTGCACCACAGAAACCGCCACAAAAACCTTCCAAAAATGCATGAACCTTCCAACACAACAAGCCTCCATAGCATGGACCTTCCACCCTCACAACTCTTCTTTAGAACTAGCCTTCTTTGGCAGCTTCATCTCACCTTCCGGCTGGGTTGGCTTTGGCATCAACCCCACTTCACCAGAAATGACAGGAACACAAGCCTTAATTGCCTTCCCTGACCCAAACACAGGACAGATAGTCCTTCTCCCTTACATTCTAGACCCATCAGTGAAACTCCAAAAATCACCACTTCTCTCGCACCCCCTTGACAATATCCACCTCCTCTCTTCAAATGCAGCCTTGTATGGTGGCAAAATGGCCACAATTCACAATGGTGCCACCATCCAAATCTATGCCACAATCAAACTTCAACCAAACAGAACAAAAATCCACTATGTTTGGAATAGAGGACTCTATGTTCAAGGCTACTCCCCCACCATTCATCCAACAACATCCTCTGACCTCTCTTCAACTGCCACCTTTGATGTCTTGTCAGGATCATCTTCTGCTCCTCAACACAATGATCTCACAATGCTGAGAGTGATCCATGGCACCTTGAATGCAATCTCATGGGGCATTCTGCTGCCAATGGGAGCCATCACTGCTCGTTACCTCAGGCACATTCAATCATTAGGCCCTGTTTGGTTCTATGCTCATGCAGGGATTCAACTCTTTGGTTTCATTCTTGGAACTGTTGGTTTTGCAATTGGAATTCGCCTTGGGGAGCTTTCTCCTGGGGTGGAGTACAGGCTGCACAGGAAGCTTGGAATTGCTGTGTTCTGTTTGGGTGCTATGCAGACTCTGGCTCTGCTTTTCAGGCCAAATGAGAGGAACAGGTTCAGGAAGTATTGGAAGTCTTACCACCATTTTGTTGGGTACTCTTGTGTGGTGCTTGGGTTTGTGAATGTGTTTCAGGGGTTTGAAGTGATGGGGGCTAGCAGGTCTTATGCTAAGTTGAGTTACTGCTTAGGACTTtctaccatgattggtgtttgcATTGCTTTGGAGGTGAACTCTTGGGTAGTGTTCTGTAGAAAATCCAAGGAAGACAAGATGAGGAGAGAGGGACTTATTGGAAGTTCTGATAAAGGGAGTAGTGGTATCCAGAATTGA